ttttatataggaggacctttagtcccgggtcttggctagaacctaaactctaaaatatgtctaacggattctcttaacctttgtaacaaaaaagaattattctatgaggaactccgttccaaaacaactttagacccgggtcgtggctccacccgggactcctagatttctgcatagtattcaaagtaggagtacttttccaatttgagcattcaataagaaaaaccaaatcgtaaaataaagtagtattcaaattagcatgcattcagttataagcaaatacatcatctcttttgtccgtacatcgtcgaatattatcactaatactcctcgaatactatcatacatatagcatcactgatacatctagaaccgtagcgcctgaCGGctctcggcgcgggcggtggacacccaaagagaaggaaccatcataggatcatagctccagtgagatccccgaagaacctgtcaggtatgctcgaacctgccctccaacgcaaccatgtagcgacggacgtgctcatcctcctcgctgacacggtgacgtaccacctccgcggtgtccggaagcctcggcaccctgactggcccacgcgaccgccaccaaacaaggatcgggtcaacgatgggctggatccttaccaacctacgccccccggaaggtagcacctcccaagaccagccgggcggagcccagtcctagacagggcccctctgatcaagcaggtgtcctccgcccagtcgacgacgaggatgcgggataggcatcgtaaaatgaactaaaaaataaactagttctattaattttcttgctaaaaataaactattgacACTTAtatagttcctgatagaataattctcttGCTAAAAATTGCTGAGATTGACAATCATGGTCACATAGTCGAAACAAATCCTCAACACCCTTGCAACATCTCGAAACTGCAACAACTATCAACTTAAGTTGGCGAGCTAAGCACTGAATATAGAAAGCATGTGGGTTCTCATCACTAATTAACTTTTGAAGGCCATTAAATTCTCGTCTCATCTTAGATGCACCATCATACACTTGCCCTCGTATTCTTGCAACAAGCAGACCATATTTAGCAAAAACCTCCAATAGTGCCTTCTTCAAATATGCTGATGTTGTGTCTGGGACGTGcttaatgcccaaaaacctttccATGTCTCCTTTTTTGCTCAAAAACCTGCACAAAAATCATACAATTAGTTGACTCACTATACTAATCTAGATAGAACAAACTCAAAAGTACTTAACATACTTGCACCCGAACCTCACAACCATGGCCATTTGTTCTTTCTCTGAAATACCACGACACTCATCAATAAGAACAGAGAACAGGCAACCATACATCTCTTCTTTGATTGCTTTGGTGACCTCCATTGCACAATGCTTAGCAAATGCTTTTTGAATGATTTCAGAAGTCATTTTGGCATTTTTAGGACATATATCAACAAATGCAACCTTCACTTCTGGAttcctttctttgacccaatcaaGTAACTCTAATTTTTTTCCCTTGTTCAAAGAAGTAGTGGATTCATCATGTCCACGAAATGGTTCACCTTGTAATGCCAGGTAACTTACAATGCCCAAAGATGTGTCCACACGAGTTTCATATTTCTCGAGTGAACCTTTCGTCTACGTTGTTACTTTACTTTTCAAACTTGCTTTTTGAGTTTTGAAATCATCACATGTTGTCCTTGAAATATTGTGGATGCTAGTTGGTCCACTAACATGTTTACGAAATGTTACAACTGCATTTTTTCCGATTGTCATACCCTGATTTGGAGAAAACCTCATAACCATACTGATCATCCATTCAATCATGCTTAATGAGAAAACAATCAAAGAGTAAGCCTTTTCCTTTTCTACACTATGTTCCAACCAATCAAAGTCCTTATACCATGCTGGCCGAAAGCGCCTTTCATCTTTATTTGGTGGAAAATTGTGATCAATTGGTTGAGTTGGAACCATCCCTAGGTAAGTAAATCTAACATCCACTCCAATATTTGGGCTAAATATATCTATTGGAATGTGAAGTCCTGGATCACCTTGTATGTCATCTACACAAAAATCGGTTATAccttcatgtcctgaataaagattCTACTCCACTGTGGTTTCAACAGAATCTGTAGCTTGTTCAGTAGGTGTGAAATTTGCATGATCTCCTTCCATGGAATGTGTAACTCGTTCAAAATGTGCTTGATTTTGATGAAAAGAATGTGTTGTAGCCACAGGACTGGCTGTAGCATTCCCACTTTCGTGGGTACTTGGATTTGGATTGGAGCTAGTGCCACTACCAACAGCCTCAAAATATCTTGCCAAACCTACAATTCATCACAGAAAATGTCTCTAAGGGTGTTTTATGTTGGGGGACCAACTGTCATGAAATGGAATGGTTCTATTCCAAAGCAACAGGTCCGTTCCATTCCTGTTTTTGGTAGGAGCAAAAGAGTAGAATAGGCCGGTTCGGTTTCGATGTTTGGTTGGAAGCACGTAATGAAAAATGGAACGACATAAAATACAAAATTATAATAGCATTTTGTTCTACTTTGAGGAAAGACAACCTAACAATATATATTCACAAGCTTATAACACATAAATATAGTTCTTCACCTCCTATGAGACAACTGTTTTGAACAAAGCATGATTTGTCATCAACATATAAACCTGTATTTATTTGAAATTTGTAGTCACAATAACTTTTCTGAAAATAGATAACAAAATTTGTCCCCAGATTTAACAAAAAGAAGCTGAGTACCCTATTTACATCGATTCTCAGTCAGCTACTGCTGCATCAAAATTGATGCTGGTATCATTCGACTATGATCAACACGAGGCTCTTTCGTCACaaatagttataatctaattgtaCACAATTGACATGAGCTACAAATAAATGTTCCAAATATATAGAAGCAAAATTACATGACATAATCTCGTTTAAACTGAACTATGTAACATATTATAAATCCGTagaaaaatatgataattcaaatgaATACTTGGAATGATGCGATTGTAGTATTGTACATGTGTACTTAGCGTGGCCAGGTGATAGATGATGAAAGTTCTTGCTCTAGACTATAGCAACTAGAGGTGGCTTTTGATGTTGAATTACCAGCATTGACAACATTCATTGGTGCATCACAATTACCAACCTTTGGGCTTAAAaaaggctcaatcacttcatcaccaGCTGGGAGAAGTTTGCATTTTCTTTGCCTCTTAGTTCGCAGGAATTGCAACCTCATATCTACTTCTTTCATAGTAGGTCTGTCTCTTCCTTTGAATCTCAAGCATGCTTCCGCAAGTGAGCAAATATCATCAATCTCTTCCGGGTTTGCCTGTTTGACAACCTCAGGATCCATTATTTCCATGACAACTCCCTCTTGCAATCCTTCCACGAAATAATGGGACAAGTTTTGTTTTCCACCTAGATCATTGATGAAAATTGGTTTTCTTCTTGTCAGAAGTTCCACAAGTATTACTCCAAAACTATACACATCACTCTTTTCAGTTAGCTGCCCAGTATGGTAATACTCTGGATCTAGGTAACCAAATGTTCCTTGGACAATAGTCACCACATGAGTCTCATCGAGGGAAAGAGACCTTGAAGCACCAAAGTCAGATACCTTTGTAGCAAAGCTGCTATCCAATAGTATGTTAGAAGATTTCACATCTCTATGGAAAATAGGTATTGCAGCAGCCGAGTGCAGATAAGCAAGTGCTCCTGCTGCTTCTACTGCAATCCTAATGCGATCATCCCATGACAACAAACATTTGGAAGTGTAGTCAATGTGAAGAAGGTCATGCAATGTGCCATTAGATATAAACTCGTACACTAGCAAAGGCACCTCAGATTCAAGGCAACAACCAAATAGCTTTACCACATTGCGATGAATAATTTGAGATAAGATAGCAACCTCATTGATAAACTGGTCTATCTCGGTCTGCTCCACAATTTTGGATCTTTTAATAGCCACCACTCGTTGGTCACATAGAATCCCTTTGTAGACTGTACCATGTCCTCCACGACCAAGAATACGAGTGGCATCAAAGTTGTTGGTTGCCTTTTCTAGTTCCTCCAAGGAGAATatctttgttttatttgttgcacTTTCATCTGAGATCAACTGCTGCAAGAGTAGGCCTTGATTTTTCTTGAAGTGTGCTTGTCGGATTCTCTTCTGGATGCCTTTCTTCCACTTATTGGCAAATACAACTACACAGACTGCAATAATTATGGATCCAAGGCCACATCCAGTTCCAGTTGCAATACCTACATTTAATCATCGCTCTCTGAGTCACTCTGCATTTGGTTAGTTGTAATTGAAATGAGGAGATATTTGTATGTATGACTTACCCAAAAGAATATTGTGTTGCTTCGCTGATCTAACACATTGCCTTTTTATCGGATCAAACTCTTTTCCATGTGGACAACTTGAGCAAGTGTAATTTCCAAGGGTATTTTGACATGTCCCATTGCAGTAGTTTGGTAGTTTGCATTCATCAATATCTGTAGATACTCTCATTAGTTATATATTGGTGGGTAATGTACGTATTACTACCTGCTAAAAAAATGTTAGATTAAATTCCTATGATCTCAAAGCATAAATTGAAAATCCTTTAGGTTTGCATGGTGTTttcatatatttttaattgaaaatCATATTTTCGTCCCACAACTATTATAAAAATATAGAAACTAGCCCTCACTTTTAAAACCTGGAAACCTTACACGCTCAACTCCTAAACTGGACATGTTTAGTCCCCAATACCATTCGAGATGGTTTTCGACCGACGTGGACACAATTGACCAGAAATTGAAACATGACCCGGTTTTGACCGCCACGTCACATAAGTGGCTATGTCATAtttttattagcctgtttcataAATTTTGGATTATCGCCCAAACATAAGTTCAAAATCTGGCTCAGATTGCCGGAGATGGTGCATTATGCATTGTGTCCTCCCTGGAAATGCTGCTTGCGGGTGATTTTGGTGACGGGTAAGGGGTGTTGAGGGTGGGATATTTGGGTCACTCCGAATTTCGAGCAACGTGTTTTACCTGGTTGGTAGTGTCCCCATTTCCTCATGGGTGGCGGCGTGTGTATATCAGTTCCAGCGGTGTACCCCCTTTGACCCATCAATAGGTGTTAGGGTTCCCTTTCCCAGAAGTAGTAGTGCACTGAACATTCAGTTCTTCTCTTTAGACAATAACATACAATGTTACTGAATGTCCCATGTGCTCTTCTCGATgtccttttttttccttcctcAGCGGCTGCTCTAAGTGGCATTCCAAGTGCTCTCCGGTGTCCTTGGTCATGCTCTTCTGTTCCTATGCGTCTCGAGACCGACACCTCTCTAGATCTTGATGAACATCCCTTGTGTCTGATGGTATGAAGCCTTTCGAGCCAAGGTGAGAGGGAAGGGTCCCCCTACACAAAGAGAGAgagtgagtgagtgagagagagagagagggagagagagagagggagggaggggcatGGAGaggcagggagagagggagaggaagagggagagcgAGGGAGTGAGCACCTTTCGGTCACTCAACTGACGTGGCGTCCAAAGCCTGGTGAAGTGTCTAGTTTTAGTTAAATGTCAAAACTATGTCCACGTCGGTAGGAAACCACCTAAAGCAGCACGAACGACTAGGCTTATCCACTTTTCGAAGTTGAGGAACTTAGGTTTGCTGGTTTACGAGTTGATGATGTACTTTCAAGAGGGTTCAACAATGAAAAATACAGTTTTCTCATTTTCTAAGTATTTGTAAGTGTGTTCATGCTTGGAGGATACGGTGTGGAATACTTTTACCCAACATGGATGGCAACATGATCTTAGGATTGACCCTTCATCGTTTTAGACATTATATAGTTCATTACTTGTGTTTCATCGTTTGTGCGTGTGCATCTTAGATATGTAGAGTCCGGGTGGAATACTTAAACTTATAAGTAATAAAGTACTCCTTATCAAAAAATATTTGTAGGTGTGAGAGCAACATTAGTGGAAAATCAAGGGTGGTGAGGAGGGTCAGACCTCTGCAGCCATACTCGACGTAAGGATTTCCTTGAAAGCCCGACAAACACTTGCAACGATATCCCATAAACATATCCCCATGGGTGACGTTTAGGCAATCGCTCTGGGAACTGCGGCATGCATAGGTGGTATCCTTTTGCATAGCCGTTGGACATGTTAAATTGGCAACCGCCCACTTTATAAcaatgttgtattccgtagagAAATCAAATTGATCTTCCATAGGGGCATACACTCTGTATCCATCTTTAGTCTGTACAAATATTGCCTCCTTTTCATTACTTCCGTTCACCATGTTGCTAACAGTCAGAGTACCATCTTCCACGGATATATCAGTCACATGATATTGTATCACTTCTGAGACAGAAACTGTGAGATTACCAGATGTACAATTAAGATGAAATTTTTCGCTTGCAAAACACCCTTCTTCGAGCCCAAAGGGGAAGGGAACAGTAATGGATCCACATGATGCGTGACAGTGTTCTTTCGGCTTGGCGTTATAATCTGCTCCACAGTATGTAGACACAAAAAGTAAGAACAAAGGATAAATAGAAGGGAGTTTTAAATCAATTTGGAGAAAAAAAGTATGGACGGAAGCACCTGGTTGTTGCATGCATCCATCTAAAATATAAGGGTTGCCAAGAAGAGCAGTAACACCAGTAACACCTGGTTGTTCATAAGAAGAGCAGTAACACCAGTAACCACCAGATGAGGAATTCTGGCAACTGCTACCGTTGCTACAGGCATAGCTTGCGTTTTTCATTTGTGCACTTTCACAGCTTAGTTGGTCGATGATGTTAACACTAAGCTCAGCGCCATGAATATTGCTTGCATTTGTCCAACCAGAGAAAACAGCGGTTGTATTAACACTGTTATCATGATCATCTCTGTAACTATAATCAGATGACACAAAAGCCATGAAGCCAGGGTGCaaccaatctgcttctgttgccgtAGTATTAGTGCTAACAAGTTTCGCCCGAAACCCCTGCAGGTCTCTTGCAAATGGGATGAGGCAGCATCCCTTTCCAATACATGGCCCCCCAGTTGGTGCCTTCTTGCCGGCGCATCTACTCATACAAGAACCAACCATGTCTCCCGTACCATACTCAAAAAGGGTGACGTCAAAATCACAACCAGCTACGTACAAATTATTATCACTTGTGATAGCAATACCATTAGTAGGGGCCTCCCATGACATGTTGTAAGTATTTGTACCTGGACTGGTTGTAACGTTGAAGATTATAGGGGTGAAAACTACAACGTCGTTGGAGTACATGCCAGTGACCTCGACAGTGCTGCTGCCTAGAAACAGCTTGGGATGCTTGGTGGAGTGGTTGCAGGTGAGATCGAAGCCTTGACGGTAGCAGCCGGCCCCTATCCCAAAGGGGTAGGAGAAGTCGATGTCCCCGCACCTTGTGATGCAGTGAGCCAAGGAGTCATTAGAAGGGATCTGTAAGATCCCTCCAGTCGCTCCAGAGACCGCAGCCGATGCTTGCGGCGCAGCTGCCGAGAACATCACCACAAAATACATGACGATGAGTATCATGCTCATCGTTGCTCTGCGCCGGTAGGATGATCTTGGTCTGTCTGGCGTTGGTGTGGGGGGTTCGGTGTTTGGCTTGGCCCAATTTGTAGACTGTATAAAGACGACCCCAGCGACGAGTCTTCGGTAGTGCCAATCAAAGTATTAACTTTAGCTAGGAATTCCAGGGCCACTATTCCCATCAGATGTGATGGTCGCTGCTAACGCCAACATGACTCGGCTATGGCCGCTACCTGTTGCCTGCTGATAGCCACATGAAAACATAGATTTTCTATTTccccttttgttttcttcacatggCTACTTGTTTTCTTCACATGGCCATATGGAAACACagattctttttcctttttttcttcttttccttcttcacaTGACTATTTCCGGTGTGCGTGTTGCAACTGCTGTGCCAATATTGCAGCAATGTCTACATCATTATTTTTTGATTCTCCAAAATTGATGTGGTCTTTTCAAACAATGCGTCCAAATTATGCTGAATTTTCCAGGCAGAATGTCGACCATACATTAGTCAGCGAAGATTGTGTCTATCATTGTATATCTTACCATTATTTGGACAGCTGCACCGAATTTGCATGGCTCCAACATATTGCTTTGTTATTCCTTCTGAGAGACGAAAATCTTTCAACCCGCTcgtaaaaaaagaaagaaaaatatttatctttgcttctaGAAGATATGTTAATAATAGAGCAATATTGCCTTGGTGGCACCTTGTGATATTTTTCATAATTGAGCGAGCTGCTTCGACCTTTGAGTATTTGTACTACTTTTCATAATTGAGCGAGCTTTGAAAAGAACCGCGGGGAGAGATTAGATAGATATTGATCTCTTTTGGTTTCTTTGAAAAGAAGGAAAGCTAATCGTATCTCTTTTGGTTTATTCTTTTTTAATCTTGACTACTATCCACGTAACTACACGTGAAAATATTGTGGTCCTTTCTAATTTTTTCATCTAACTGATTTAATTCCTTTATTCTTCTTTCTATTTTAAGCTGGctaatctacaccgttataaCTCGGTCCCACGAGATTAACGGTTTCTATTTCCTGATTAACGTGGAAATTTCTTGAGAGTGCCTAATCTGTATAAGTATAGACAGATTTTCCAGGGAAAATGTCGACCATACATTAGTCAGCGAAGTGTGTCTATCGTTGTATATCTTACCATTATTTGGACAGCTGCACTGAATTTGCGTGGCTCCAACATATTGCTTTGTTATTCTTTCTGAGGGACGAAAATCTTTCAACCCACTCATGAAAAAAAAGaacaatatttatctttgcttctcGAAGATATGTTATTAATAGACCAGTATTGTGATATTTTCATAATTGATCGAGCGAGCTGCTTCGACCTTTTAGTATTTGTACTACTTTTCATAATTGAGTGAGCTTGCACTATGTATTATGTCATCACGTGCAGCCGTACAGCTTACAAAATGCAGTGGCGACTCGGTCAACCATTTGCGTGAAAACCACAAATGGACGTCTATTATAGTATATGTGGAAGGGCTCACTGCTGGACGTGTATTCAGAGGGGATGCACCTCAAATGTTGTCGTCCGGCATTGTTTTGATCTTTCTCTCCATAGACATCTATATATATACCTATACTAATTAGGCAAAATTTGAGGTGCATTCCCTAATTAGTTTTGGAGCAGCTTTGAAGATACCTCGTTGAAACCATGATCAAACTCTGTAGTGGAGTCTATAGGAAAATAGAAGGTGTCCACATGGAAAAAATGATCAGCAGTGACATTGTTTCTTTCACCTTTTCTTGATATCCCCAATTTTGTAAACATGTCATCCATATTTGGTATTGGAATGTCATTTTTGGTGCAAAATGCTTTAACATCTTCCAAGAGTGGCCCCCAACCATCATTTCACAAATTGATCAAACGTGTTCCCACATCCATAACCAATGAGATTGCCTGGAATGACGCAATTATAATTCACAAGCTTAGATGCAAGTCAATTTACACGAACAACATATATCATGCTTACAACATAACCATCACATACCTGGACAACATTTTGATCCTTCTTTTGCAATAGAAGATATAAATCATTTGTCATCTTTAGGATGAACACAAAGCTAAAAGTCCCCATTTGATGAACCAAACCTCCTGCCCTACATGGAACACGCACATCATACTCAAAAATACCCAAAACTTCTATCACCGCATCCCACACTGATTCCATACGAGATAAGGTTCTGTAATGAGAGCCCCATCTTGTATCTCCCGGTCTAACTAGAGATGTTTCTTGATTTTTCCCTCTTCCCATGGGCACCTCACCTCCCTCAATCTTAGCCAAaagaacttccttttgattatcaAGTAACATATCCTTCCTCCAACAAGATTAACTGCTGAGATTGACAATCATGATCACATAGTCGAAAAAATCATCAACACCCTTGCAACATCTCGAAACTGCAACAACTATCAACTGAAGTTGGCGAGCAAAGCAGTGAATATAGAAAGCATGTGGGTTCTCATCACGAATTAAATTTTGAAGGCCATTAAATTCTCGTCTCATATTAGATGCACCACCATGCCCTCGTAGTCTTGCAACAAGCAGACCATGTTTAGCAAAAACCTCCAATAATGCCTTCTTCAAATATGCTCATGTTGTGTCTGGGACTTGcttaatgcccaaaaacctttccTTGGTCTCTTATTTTTTGCTCAAAAATTTGTACGAAAATCATACAATTAGTTGACTCACTATACTATTCTAGATAGAACAAACTCAAAAGTACATAACATACTTCAACCCGAACCTCACAACCACGACCATTTGTTCTTTCTCCGAAATACCACGACGCACATCAATAAGAACAGAGAAAAGGCAACCATCCATCTCTTCTTTGATTACTTTGGTGACCGCCTTTGCATAATGCTTAGCAAATGCTTTTTGAATGATTCCAGAAGTCATTTTGGCATTTTTAGGACATATCTCATCACATGCAACCCTCACTTATGGAttcctttctttgacccaatcaaGTAACTCTAATTTTTTCCCTTGTTCAAAGAAGTAGTGGATTCATCATGTCCACGAAATGGTTCAACTTGTAATTCCAGGTAACTTACAATGCCCAAAGATGTGTCCACACGAGTATCATATTTCTCAAGTGAACTTTTGGTGTAATTGTTACTTTACTTTTCAACCTTGTTTTTTGagttttcaaatcatcacatgttGTCCTTGAAATATTGTGGATCCTAGATGGCCCACCAACATGTTTACTGAATGTTGCAACTGCATTTTTCCAATTGTCATACCCTGATTTGGAGAAAACCTCATAACCAAATTTATCATCCATTCGATCATGCTTAAAAAGAAAACAATCAAAGCAGTAAGCCTTTTCCTTTTCTACACTATATTT
This genomic stretch from Hordeum vulgare subsp. vulgare chromosome 6H, MorexV3_pseudomolecules_assembly, whole genome shotgun sequence harbors:
- the LOC123402590 gene encoding zinc finger MYM-type protein 1-like translates to MTSEIIQKAFAKHCAMEVTKAIKEEMYGCLFSVLIDECRGISEKEQMAMVVRFGCKFLSKKGDMERFLGIKHVPDTTSAYLKKALLEVFAKYGLLVARIRGQVYDGASKMRREFNGLQKLISDENPHAFYIQCLARQLKLIVVAVSRCCKGVEDLFRLCDHDCQSQQFLARELFYQELYKCQ
- the LOC123404777 gene encoding wall-associated receptor kinase 3-like, translating into MSMILIVMYFVVMFSAAAPQASAAVSGATGGILQIPSNDSLAHCITRCGDIDFSYPFGIGAGCYRQGFDLTCNHSTKHPKLFLGSSTVEVTGMYSNDVVVFTPIIFNVTTSPGTNTYNMSWEAPTNGIAITSDNNLYVAGCDFDVTLFEYGTGDMVGSCMSRCAGKKAPTGGPCIGKGCCLIPFARDLQGFRAKLVSTNTTATEADWLHPGFMAFVSSDYSYRDDHDNSVNTTAVFSGWTNASNIHGAELSVNIIDQLSCESAQMKNASYACSNGSSCQNSSSGGYWCYCSSYEQPGVTGVTALLGNPYILDGCMQQPDYNAKPKEHCHASCGSITVPFPFGLEEGCFASEKFHLNCTSGNLTVSVSEVIQYHVTDISVEDGTLTVSNMVNGSNEKEAIFVQTKDGYRVYAPMEDQFDFSTEYNIVIKWAVANLTCPTAMQKDTTYACRSSQSDCLNVTHGDMFMGYRCKCLSGFQGNPYVEYGCRDIDECKLPNYCNGTCQNTLGNYTCSSCPHGKEFDPIKRQCVRSAKQHNILLGIATGTGCGLGSIIIAVCVVVFANKWKKGIQKRIRQAHFKKNQGLLLQQLISDESATNKTKIFSLEELEKATNNFDATRILGRGGHGTVYKGILCDQRVVAIKRSKIVEQTEIDQFINEVAILSQIIHRNVVKLFGCCLESEVPLLVYEFISNGTLHDLLHIDYTSKCLLSWDDRIRIAVEAAGALAYLHSAAAIPIFHRDVKSSNILLDSSFATKVSDFGASRSLSLDETHVVTIVQGTFGYLDPEYYHTGQLTEKSDVYSFGVILVELLTRRKPIFINDLGGKQNLSHYFVEGLQEGVVMEIMDPEVVKQANPEEIDDICSLAEACLRFKGRDRPTMKEVDMRLQFLRTKRQRKCKLLPAGDEVIEPFLSPKVGNCDAPMNVVNAGNSTSKATSSCYSLEQELSSSITWPR